A stretch of the Bordetella genomosp. 8 genome encodes the following:
- a CDS encoding NADH-quinone oxidoreductase subunit C: MMTRLETLKTNLHAAFGETIALTEALGELTLEVPAAQWESVCNRLRTDAGLQFETCIDLCGVDYLTWGNGTRPAADERGGTRSQRGRFAVAIHLLSIAHNWRLRVRTWAPDDDFPMVASLIECWPAVGWYEREAFDLYGIVFEGHPDLRRILTDYGFIGHPFRKDFPLSGNVEMRYDPEQRRVIYQPVTIDPREITPRVVREDTYGAGR, from the coding sequence ATGATGACCAGGCTCGAAACCCTGAAAACCAATCTGCACGCCGCGTTCGGTGAAACGATCGCGCTGACCGAGGCGCTGGGCGAACTGACGCTGGAAGTCCCGGCCGCCCAGTGGGAGTCGGTGTGCAACCGCCTGCGTACCGACGCCGGCCTGCAATTCGAAACCTGTATCGACCTCTGTGGCGTCGACTACCTGACCTGGGGCAACGGTACGCGCCCGGCGGCCGATGAGCGCGGCGGCACGCGTAGCCAGCGCGGCCGTTTCGCGGTGGCGATCCACCTGCTGTCGATCGCCCACAACTGGCGCCTGCGCGTGCGCACCTGGGCGCCGGACGACGATTTCCCCATGGTCGCCTCGCTGATCGAATGCTGGCCCGCGGTGGGCTGGTACGAACGCGAAGCCTTCGACCTGTACGGCATCGTGTTCGAAGGCCATCCCGACCTGCGCCGCATCCTGACCGATTACGGTTTCATCGGCCATCCGTTCCGCAAGGATTTCCCGCTCTCGGGCAATGTGGAAATGCGCTACGACCCCGAGCAGCGCCGCGTCATCTATCAGCCGGTCACTATCGATCCGCGTGAAATCACGCCGCGCGTCGTGCGCGAAGATACTTACGGAGCCGGTCGCTGA
- the nuoL gene encoding NADH-quinone oxidoreductase subunit L: protein MSSSPNLYLLIALAPLAGAILAGLFGTGFLGKPIGRRGAHVITILGVLISTIGAFVVLGDVLNGHTFDGNVYTWSLIGSTQLNIGFLIDPLSAMMMVVVTSVSLMVHIYTIGYMADDPGYQRFFAYISLFTFSMLMLVMSNNMVQLFFGWEAVGLVSYLLIGFWYTRPTAIFANMKAFLINRVGDFGFVLGIGLLFAYVGSMQYADVFSQADKLAGMTFPGGDWKLLTVACICLFIGAMGKSAQVPLHAWLPDSMEGPTPISALIHAATMVTAGIFMVARFSPLFEHSDTALSFVIVIGAIGALFLGILGIIQNDIKRVVAYSTLSQLGYMTVALGASAYQVAIFHLMTHAFFKALLFLGAGSVIMGMHHDQDIRNMGGLRKYMPITWITFLIGTLALVGTPFFSGFYSKEHIIEAAAASEIWGAGFAHFATLVGVFVTSLYSFRVYFLVFHGKERFDTHGHGHAHHDDNHGAEAQVHGTADSHGHDDHGHSGPPHESPWVVTLPLIVLAIPSVIIGALVIDPMLFGKYFQGAITVLPDHPAMHELAEEWHGWVAFGLHAFTTTAFWLVVAGAVVAWYCYLVNPKVPAAIKRSLSGVNVVLENKYYVDWFNEQVIARAARGLGRGLWQAGDRGLIDGLINGSARLVGWVAGVSRYLQSGFIYHYAFAMIIGILALVTFFVLIPQ from the coding sequence ATGTCTAGCTCTCCCAATCTCTATCTGCTCATCGCGCTGGCGCCCCTGGCCGGCGCCATCCTCGCCGGCCTGTTCGGCACCGGGTTCCTCGGCAAGCCCATCGGGCGGCGCGGGGCGCACGTCATCACCATCCTGGGCGTGCTGATCTCGACGATCGGTGCCTTCGTGGTGCTGGGCGACGTGCTGAACGGCCACACCTTCGACGGGAACGTCTACACCTGGAGCCTGATCGGCAGCACCCAGCTGAACATCGGTTTCCTGATCGACCCGCTGTCGGCCATGATGATGGTCGTGGTCACCAGCGTGTCGCTGATGGTGCACATCTACACCATCGGCTACATGGCGGACGATCCCGGCTACCAGCGCTTCTTCGCCTATATCTCGCTGTTCACCTTCTCCATGTTGATGCTGGTCATGTCCAACAACATGGTGCAGCTGTTCTTCGGCTGGGAAGCGGTGGGCCTGGTGTCGTACCTGCTGATCGGCTTCTGGTACACGCGGCCGACGGCGATCTTCGCCAACATGAAGGCCTTCCTGATCAACCGCGTCGGCGACTTCGGCTTCGTGCTGGGCATCGGCCTGCTGTTCGCCTACGTCGGCTCGATGCAGTACGCGGACGTGTTCAGCCAGGCCGACAAGCTGGCCGGCATGACCTTTCCGGGCGGCGACTGGAAGCTGCTCACGGTGGCCTGCATCTGCCTGTTCATCGGCGCCATGGGTAAATCGGCGCAAGTGCCGTTGCATGCCTGGCTGCCCGATTCGATGGAAGGCCCGACGCCGATTTCCGCGCTGATCCACGCCGCCACGATGGTGACGGCGGGTATCTTCATGGTGGCGCGCTTTTCGCCGTTGTTCGAGCATTCGGATACGGCGCTGTCCTTCGTCATCGTGATCGGCGCGATCGGCGCGCTGTTCCTCGGTATCCTGGGCATCATCCAGAACGACATCAAGCGTGTCGTCGCGTATTCGACCCTGTCGCAGCTGGGCTACATGACCGTGGCGCTGGGCGCATCGGCCTACCAGGTGGCGATTTTCCACCTGATGACGCACGCCTTCTTCAAGGCGCTGCTGTTCCTGGGCGCGGGTTCGGTGATCATGGGCATGCACCATGACCAGGACATCCGCAACATGGGCGGCCTGCGCAAGTACATGCCCATTACCTGGATCACCTTCCTGATCGGCACGCTGGCCCTGGTGGGCACGCCGTTCTTCTCGGGCTTCTACTCGAAGGAACACATCATCGAAGCCGCGGCCGCGTCCGAGATCTGGGGCGCCGGATTCGCGCACTTCGCCACGCTGGTCGGCGTCTTCGTGACGTCGCTGTATTCGTTCCGCGTGTACTTCCTGGTTTTCCACGGCAAGGAACGCTTCGATACGCACGGCCATGGCCATGCGCACCACGACGACAACCATGGCGCGGAAGCGCAGGTGCATGGCACGGCCGACAGCCACGGCCATGACGACCACGGCCACAGCGGCCCGCCGCACGAATCGCCCTGGGTCGTCACGCTGCCCCTGATCGTGCTGGCGATCCCGTCGGTGATCATCGGCGCGCTGGTCATCGATCCCATGCTGTTCGGCAAGTACTTCCAGGGCGCCATCACCGTGCTGCCCGACCATCCGGCCATGCATGAACTGGCCGAGGAATGGCACGGCTGGGTCGCCTTCGGCCTGCACGCCTTCACCACCACGGCCTTCTGGCTGGTGGTCGCGGGCGCGGTGGTGGCCTGGTACTGCTACCTGGTCAATCCCAAGGTGCCGGCGGCGATCAAGCGCAGCCTGTCGGGCGTCAACGTCGTCCTCGAGAACAAGTACTACGTGGACTGGTTCAACGAGCAGGTGATCGCCCGCGCCGCCCGCGGCCTGGGCCGCGGCCTGTGGCAGGCCGGAGATCGCGGCCTGATCGATGGCCTGATCAACGGCAGCGCCCGGCTGGTCGGCTGGGTGGCGGGCGTCAGCCGCTACCTGCAGTCCGGCTTCATCTATCACTATGCCTTTGCCATGATCATCGGGATCCTGGCCCTGGTGACTTTCTTCGTGCTGATTCCCCAATAA
- a CDS encoding NADH-quinone oxidoreductase subunit J, translated as MTFTTFLFYLLSIVLVVAAFRVITARSPVTAVLHLILAFFNASMLWILLGAEFLGLLLVLVYVGAVMVLFLFVVMMLDIRMTALRHGLRTYLPLGLVIGLILVLEISFVLGSTWFNAGPPAAVAGDYNNARVLGTAMYTQYVYAVEVGAVLLLVGMVSAIALTLRRRRDVKYNNPSEAVRVRAKDRFRLVSMPAQSERAQARTAAAVPAQGEQK; from the coding sequence ATGACTTTCACCACCTTTCTTTTCTACCTGCTGTCCATCGTGCTCGTGGTGGCGGCGTTCCGCGTGATCACGGCGCGCAGTCCCGTGACCGCGGTGCTGCACCTGATCCTGGCCTTCTTCAACGCGTCCATGCTGTGGATCCTGCTGGGCGCGGAATTCCTCGGCCTGCTGCTGGTCCTGGTGTACGTCGGCGCCGTGATGGTGCTGTTCCTGTTCGTCGTGATGATGCTGGACATCCGCATGACGGCGCTGCGGCACGGCTTGCGCACCTACCTGCCGCTGGGCCTGGTGATCGGCTTGATCCTGGTGCTGGAGATCTCCTTCGTGCTGGGTTCGACCTGGTTCAATGCGGGTCCCCCGGCCGCGGTGGCGGGCGATTACAACAACGCCCGCGTGCTCGGTACGGCCATGTACACGCAGTACGTCTACGCCGTGGAAGTCGGTGCCGTGCTGCTGCTGGTGGGGATGGTGTCGGCGATCGCGCTGACGCTGCGCCGCCGCCGCGACGTCAAGTACAACAATCCGTCGGAAGCCGTGCGCGTGCGCGCGAAGGACCGCTTCCGCCTGGTGAGCATGCCGGCGCAGAGCGAGCGCGCCCAGGCCCGCACCGCCGCCGCCGTTCCGGCCCAAGGAGAACAGAAGTGA
- the nuoH gene encoding NADH-quinone oxidoreductase subunit NuoH — protein sequence MEWLNTLESQGQALLGATPWLVIWTLVKVVVIAVPIILCVAYLTYWERKMIGFMHVRRGPNRVGYRGLLQPFADVFKLLTKEVVVPTEANRILFILAPVVTLMPALAAWAVVPFGPQVVLANVNAGLLYIMAITSVGVYGVIVAGWASNSKYAFLGALRASAQMVSYELAIGFVLVTVLLVSGSLNMSEIVLGQTRGWFADHGLTFLSWNWLPLLPLFVIYVVSAVAETNRAPFDVVEGESEIVAGHMVEYSGMAFALFFLGEYANMILLSALASIMFLGGWTSPIDVAPLTWIPGWIWLGLKTFVVVSLFVWFRASFPRYRYDQIMRLGWKIFIPLTGVWLLVVAIWMQTPWNIWR from the coding sequence ATGGAATGGCTCAACACTTTGGAAAGCCAGGGCCAGGCGCTGCTGGGCGCAACTCCCTGGCTGGTGATCTGGACGCTGGTCAAGGTGGTCGTCATCGCGGTCCCCATCATCCTGTGCGTGGCCTACCTGACGTACTGGGAACGCAAGATGATCGGCTTCATGCACGTGCGCAGGGGCCCCAATCGCGTGGGCTACCGCGGCCTGCTGCAACCCTTCGCGGACGTGTTCAAGCTGCTCACCAAGGAAGTGGTGGTGCCGACGGAGGCCAACCGCATCCTGTTCATCCTGGCGCCGGTGGTCACGCTGATGCCCGCGCTCGCCGCCTGGGCGGTGGTGCCCTTCGGACCGCAGGTGGTGCTGGCCAACGTCAACGCCGGCCTGCTGTACATCATGGCCATCACGTCGGTGGGCGTGTACGGCGTCATCGTGGCAGGCTGGGCGTCCAACTCCAAGTACGCCTTCCTGGGGGCGCTGCGGGCGTCGGCGCAGATGGTGTCGTATGAGCTGGCCATCGGCTTCGTCCTGGTCACGGTGCTGCTGGTGTCCGGCAGCCTGAACATGAGCGAAATCGTGCTGGGCCAGACGCGTGGCTGGTTCGCGGACCACGGCCTGACCTTCCTGTCCTGGAACTGGCTGCCGCTGCTGCCGCTGTTCGTCATCTACGTGGTGTCGGCCGTGGCGGAAACCAACCGCGCGCCGTTCGACGTGGTGGAAGGCGAATCGGAAATCGTCGCGGGCCACATGGTCGAGTATTCGGGCATGGCCTTCGCGCTGTTCTTCCTGGGCGAGTACGCCAACATGATCCTGTTGTCGGCCCTGGCTTCGATCATGTTCCTGGGCGGCTGGACGTCGCCCATCGACGTGGCGCCGCTGACCTGGATACCCGGCTGGATCTGGCTGGGCCTGAAAACGTTCGTCGTAGTCTCGCTGTTCGTCTGGTTCCGCGCGTCGTTCCCGCGTTACCGCTATGACCAGATCATGCGCCTGGGCTGGAAGATCTTCATTCCGCTGACCGGCGTGTGGCTGCTCGTCGTGGCGATCTGGATGCAGACGCCCTGGAACATTTGGCGCTAG
- the nuoF gene encoding NADH-quinone oxidoreductase subunit NuoF, with protein sequence MNAPDLYRNFAQGLDPDPLRDLSQSMCLHGRHLQPQILADLDGANWRLEEYVKRGGYEALRKILTTGMKPEEVIAEVKASGLRGRGGAGFPTGLKWSFMPRTFPGQKYLVCNSDEGEPGTFKDRDILRFNPHIVIEGMAIAAYAMGISVGYNYIHGEIFEVYERFEEALEEARAAGFLGDKILGSEFNFQLHAFHGYGAYICGEETALLESLEGKKGQPRFKPPFPASFGLYGKPTTINNTETFAAVPWIIRNSGQQYLEIGKPNNGGTKIFSITGDVERPGNYEIPMGTPFSKLLELAGGMRGGRKLKAVIPGGSSAPVLPASIMMDTTMDYDAIAKAGSMLGSGAVIVMDETRCMVKSLLRLSYFYFEESCGQCTPCREGTGWLYRMVNRIEHGEGRPEDLDLLDSVAGNIMGRTICALGDAAAMPVRGFLKHFHDEFAYHVEHKKCVVPHYL encoded by the coding sequence ATGAACGCGCCGGACCTTTATCGCAATTTCGCCCAGGGGCTGGACCCCGATCCCTTGCGCGACCTGTCGCAGTCGATGTGCCTGCATGGCCGCCATCTCCAGCCGCAGATCCTGGCCGACCTGGATGGCGCGAACTGGCGCCTGGAAGAATACGTCAAGCGCGGCGGCTACGAGGCCCTGCGCAAGATCCTGACGACCGGCATGAAGCCGGAAGAAGTCATCGCCGAGGTCAAGGCTTCGGGCTTGCGCGGCCGCGGCGGCGCCGGTTTTCCGACTGGGCTGAAGTGGAGCTTCATGCCGCGCACGTTCCCGGGCCAGAAGTACCTGGTGTGCAATTCGGACGAGGGCGAGCCCGGCACGTTCAAGGATCGCGACATCCTGCGCTTCAATCCGCATATCGTGATCGAAGGCATGGCCATCGCGGCCTACGCCATGGGCATCTCGGTGGGCTACAACTATATCCACGGTGAAATCTTCGAAGTGTACGAACGCTTCGAGGAAGCCCTGGAAGAAGCGCGCGCCGCCGGCTTCCTGGGCGACAAGATCCTTGGATCGGAATTCAACTTCCAACTGCATGCCTTCCACGGCTACGGCGCCTACATCTGCGGCGAAGAAACCGCCTTGCTGGAATCGCTGGAAGGCAAGAAGGGCCAGCCGCGCTTCAAGCCGCCGTTCCCGGCCAGCTTCGGCCTGTACGGCAAGCCGACGACGATCAACAACACCGAAACCTTCGCGGCGGTGCCCTGGATCATCCGCAACAGCGGCCAGCAGTACCTGGAAATCGGCAAGCCGAACAACGGCGGCACCAAGATCTTCTCGATCACCGGCGACGTCGAGCGTCCCGGCAATTACGAGATCCCCATGGGCACGCCGTTCTCCAAGCTGCTGGAACTGGCCGGCGGCATGCGCGGCGGCCGCAAGCTCAAGGCCGTGATTCCCGGCGGCTCCAGCGCCCCGGTGCTGCCCGCCAGCATCATGATGGACACCACCATGGACTACGACGCCATCGCCAAGGCCGGCTCCATGCTGGGTTCGGGCGCCGTGATCGTCATGGACGAAACGCGCTGCATGGTGAAGTCGCTGCTGCGCCTGTCCTATTTCTACTTCGAGGAAAGCTGCGGCCAGTGCACGCCGTGCCGTGAAGGCACGGGCTGGCTGTATCGCATGGTGAACCGCATCGAGCATGGCGAAGGCCGTCCGGAAGACCTGGATCTGCTCGACAGTGTGGCGGGCAACATCATGGGTCGCACGATCTGTGCGCTGGGCGACGCGGCCGCGATGCCCGTGCGCGGCTTCCTGAAGCATTTCCACGACGAATTCGCGTACCACGTCGAGCACAAAAAGTGCGTGGTCCCGCACTATCTGTAG
- a CDS encoding NADH-quinone oxidoreductase subunit D: MAEIKNYTLNFGPQHPAAHGVLRLVLELDGEVIQRADPHIGLLHRATEKLAEHKTFIQALPYMDRLDYVSMMCNEHAYVMAIEKLLGIEAPLRAQYIRVMFDEITRILNHLMSLGSHALDVGAMAVFLYAFREREDLMDCYEAVSGARMHAAYYRPGGVYRDLPDAMPHYGESSKYRGDREVRAMNDARSGSLLDFIEDFTNRFPACVDEYETLLTDNRIWKQRLVGIGVVTPERAKALGFTGPMLRGSGIAWDLRKTQPYEVYDLLDFDVPVGVNGDCYDRYLVRVAEMRQSNRIIRQCVEWLRNNPGPVMIDNHKVAPPKRAAMKTNMEELIHHFKLFTEGFHVPPGEAYAAVEHPKGEFGIYLVSDGANKPYRLKIRAPGFAHLQSLDEMTRGHMIADAVTVIGTQDIVFGEIDR; the protein is encoded by the coding sequence ATGGCAGAAATCAAGAACTACACCCTGAACTTCGGTCCCCAGCACCCGGCCGCGCACGGCGTGCTGCGCCTGGTGCTCGAACTGGACGGCGAAGTCATCCAGCGTGCCGATCCGCACATCGGCCTGCTGCATCGCGCCACCGAAAAGCTGGCGGAGCACAAGACCTTCATCCAGGCGCTGCCCTACATGGACCGCCTGGACTACGTGTCCATGATGTGCAACGAGCACGCCTACGTCATGGCCATCGAAAAGCTGCTGGGCATCGAGGCGCCGCTGCGCGCGCAGTACATCCGCGTCATGTTCGATGAAATCACGCGGATCCTGAACCACCTGATGTCGCTGGGTTCGCATGCGCTGGACGTCGGCGCGATGGCCGTCTTCCTGTACGCGTTCCGCGAGCGGGAAGACCTGATGGACTGCTACGAAGCGGTATCCGGCGCCCGCATGCACGCCGCCTATTACCGTCCGGGCGGCGTCTATCGCGACCTGCCGGACGCCATGCCGCACTACGGCGAATCCAGCAAGTATCGCGGCGATCGCGAAGTGCGCGCCATGAACGACGCGCGCTCGGGCTCGCTGCTGGACTTCATCGAAGACTTCACCAACCGCTTCCCGGCCTGCGTCGACGAATACGAAACGCTGCTGACGGACAACCGTATCTGGAAGCAGCGCCTGGTCGGCATCGGCGTGGTGACCCCCGAGCGCGCCAAGGCCCTGGGTTTCACCGGCCCGATGCTGCGCGGTTCCGGCATCGCCTGGGACCTGCGCAAGACGCAGCCCTACGAAGTCTACGACCTGCTCGATTTCGACGTGCCGGTCGGCGTGAACGGCGACTGCTACGACCGCTACCTGGTCCGCGTGGCCGAAATGCGGCAGAGCAACCGCATCATCCGCCAATGCGTGGAATGGCTGCGCAACAACCCCGGCCCGGTGATGATCGACAACCACAAGGTCGCGCCGCCCAAGCGTGCCGCCATGAAGACCAACATGGAAGAGCTGATCCACCATTTCAAGCTCTTCACCGAAGGTTTCCATGTGCCGCCCGGCGAAGCCTATGCGGCCGTCGAACATCCAAAGGGCGAATTCGGCATCTATCTGGTATCCGACGGCGCCAACAAGCCGTACCGCCTGAAGATCCGCGCCCCCGGGTTCGCCCATCTGCAGTCGCTGGACGAAATGACCCGCGGACACATGATCGCCGACGCCGTGACCGTCATCGGCACGCAGGACATCGTGTTCGGCGAAATCGACCGCTAG
- the nuoE gene encoding NADH-quinone oxidoreductase subunit NuoE, with translation MLLSEQAYQKIDRELTKFPADQKQSAIMAALAIAQDEKGWLSTEIIEDVAVYLGVPPIAVQEVATFYNMFNVARTGKHKISVCTNLPCALRDGDKAGDYLKRKLGVDYRGTTADGMFTLVEGECMGACGDSPVLLVNNKHMCVRMTEARMDELIDGLRAQGETA, from the coding sequence ATGCTGCTTTCCGAACAGGCTTACCAGAAAATCGACCGGGAGCTCACGAAGTTCCCGGCCGACCAGAAGCAGTCGGCCATCATGGCCGCGCTCGCCATCGCGCAGGACGAAAAAGGCTGGCTGTCGACCGAGATCATCGAAGACGTCGCCGTCTATCTGGGGGTGCCGCCCATCGCGGTGCAGGAAGTGGCCACCTTCTACAACATGTTCAACGTGGCGCGGACCGGCAAGCACAAGATCTCGGTCTGTACCAACCTGCCGTGCGCGCTGCGCGACGGTGACAAGGCGGGCGACTACCTGAAGCGCAAGCTCGGTGTCGACTACCGCGGCACCACCGCCGACGGCATGTTCACCCTGGTGGAAGGCGAATGCATGGGCGCCTGCGGTGACTCGCCGGTGCTGCTGGTGAACAACAAGCACATGTGTGTACGCATGACCGAAGCGCGGATGGACGAGCTGATCGACGGCCTGCGCGCGCAAGGAGAAACGGCATGA
- the nuoK gene encoding NADH-quinone oxidoreductase subunit NuoK yields the protein MTLTLAHYLILGAILFAIGIFGIFLNRRNLIILLMSIELVLLAVNMNFVAFSSWSGDAAGQVFVFFILTVAAAEAAIGLAILVLLFRNLNTINVDELDRLKG from the coding sequence GTGACGTTGACGCTGGCCCATTACCTGATACTGGGGGCGATCCTGTTCGCCATCGGCATCTTCGGCATCTTCCTGAACCGCCGCAACCTGATCATCTTGTTGATGTCCATCGAGCTGGTGCTGCTGGCCGTCAACATGAACTTCGTGGCCTTTTCGAGCTGGTCCGGCGATGCCGCCGGGCAGGTCTTCGTGTTCTTCATCCTGACCGTCGCGGCCGCCGAAGCCGCGATCGGGCTGGCGATTCTGGTGCTGCTGTTCCGCAACCTGAACACGATCAACGTCGACGAACTCGATCGCCTGAAGGGCTGA
- the nuoG gene encoding NADH-quinone oxidoreductase subunit NuoG — protein sequence MVELTVDGNKVEVPEGSMVMHAAQKLGQYVPHFCYHKKLSIAANCRMCLVEVEKAPKALPACATPVTNGMVVFTNSEKAKAAQKSVMEFLLINHPLDCPICDQGGECQLQDLAVGYGGSASRYHEEKRVVFHKDLGPLVSAEEMSRCIHCTRCVRFGQEIAGVMELGMINRGEHSEITSFVGRSVESELSGNMIDLCPVGALTSRPFRYSARTWELARRRSVSPHDSLGANLVVQVKGDEVMRVVPFENEALNECWLSDRDRFSYEGLNADDRLETPMIKGADGEWRAASWADALQAVAQGLSRVRDNFGGGQIGALAAEYATTEEYALLGRLVRALGSENIDFRLRQTDAALGAALEGTPWLGMQVSDLDTLDRVLVVGSVLRKDHPLMAQRLRQAAKRGAQVLLVDSLADDPLMPVTGRLTVAPSALARALAEVAVALAQAKGVDVPAEFGGVVAGEQAKVIAASLASGSQTAVLLGNMAVASPQAATIAANAQAIAGMLGARLGFLTAGGNTVGGYLAGAVPGKGGKNAAAMLADPLKAYIVLHAEPLLDADNGPQAVAALRDAQFAVALTPYRAAAQEWANVMLPVAPFTETSGTFVNAQGTAQSFKGTVVPFGQTRPGWKVLRVLGNVLQLAGFEDETSESVRDSVLAGGVEGRLSNRVNAAPGVGATLGGLERVADVPIYRTDAIVRRAHSLQAAPASRSPSARMNGQTLASLGLTAGIKVRVRSATGIVELETVQDETVADRAVRVSAGFEQTAALGGAFGEISVERA from the coding sequence ATGGTTGAACTAACCGTCGACGGCAACAAGGTAGAAGTGCCCGAGGGCAGCATGGTGATGCATGCGGCCCAGAAGCTCGGGCAGTACGTGCCGCATTTCTGCTACCACAAGAAACTCTCCATCGCCGCCAACTGCCGCATGTGCCTGGTCGAGGTCGAGAAAGCGCCCAAGGCGCTGCCGGCCTGCGCCACGCCCGTGACCAACGGCATGGTGGTCTTCACCAACTCGGAAAAAGCCAAGGCCGCGCAGAAGTCGGTCATGGAATTCCTGTTGATCAACCACCCGCTGGATTGCCCCATCTGCGACCAGGGCGGCGAATGCCAGCTGCAGGACCTGGCGGTGGGCTACGGCGGATCGGCTTCGCGCTATCACGAAGAAAAGCGCGTGGTCTTCCACAAGGACCTGGGCCCGCTGGTGTCGGCCGAGGAAATGAGCCGCTGCATCCATTGCACCCGCTGCGTGCGCTTCGGCCAGGAAATCGCCGGCGTGATGGAGCTGGGCATGATCAACCGGGGCGAGCACTCCGAGATCACGTCCTTCGTCGGCCGTTCGGTGGAATCCGAGCTGTCCGGCAACATGATCGACCTGTGCCCGGTGGGCGCGCTGACGTCGCGGCCGTTCCGCTACAGCGCCCGTACCTGGGAACTGGCGCGCCGCCGTTCGGTCAGCCCGCACGACAGCCTGGGCGCCAACCTGGTGGTGCAGGTCAAGGGCGACGAGGTCATGCGCGTAGTGCCTTTCGAAAACGAGGCGCTGAACGAATGCTGGCTGAGCGATCGCGATCGCTTCTCGTATGAAGGCCTGAACGCCGACGATCGCCTGGAAACGCCCATGATCAAGGGCGCCGACGGCGAATGGCGCGCCGCCTCCTGGGCCGACGCGCTGCAAGCCGTGGCGCAGGGCCTGTCCCGCGTGCGCGACAACTTCGGCGGCGGCCAGATCGGCGCGCTGGCGGCGGAATACGCCACCACCGAGGAATACGCGCTGCTGGGCCGCCTGGTCCGCGCGCTGGGTTCCGAAAACATCGATTTCCGCCTGCGTCAGACCGATGCGGCGCTGGGTGCCGCGCTGGAAGGCACGCCCTGGCTGGGCATGCAGGTGTCCGACCTCGACACGCTGGACCGCGTGCTGGTCGTCGGTTCGGTGCTGCGCAAGGATCATCCCCTGATGGCGCAACGCCTGCGCCAGGCCGCCAAGCGCGGCGCGCAGGTCCTGCTGGTCGACAGCCTGGCGGACGATCCGCTGATGCCCGTCACCGGCCGGCTGACCGTCGCGCCGTCGGCGCTGGCGCGCGCGCTGGCCGAAGTCGCCGTCGCGCTGGCCCAGGCCAAGGGCGTGGACGTCCCCGCTGAATTCGGCGGCGTGGTGGCCGGCGAACAGGCCAAGGTCATCGCGGCCAGCCTGGCGTCGGGCAGCCAGACCGCGGTCCTGCTGGGCAATATGGCCGTGGCGTCGCCGCAGGCCGCGACGATCGCCGCCAACGCGCAGGCCATCGCCGGCATGCTCGGCGCGCGCCTGGGCTTCCTGACCGCTGGCGGCAACACGGTGGGCGGCTACTTGGCCGGCGCCGTGCCGGGCAAGGGCGGGAAGAATGCCGCCGCCATGCTGGCGGATCCCCTCAAGGCCTATATCGTGCTGCACGCCGAGCCGCTGCTGGACGCCGACAACGGTCCGCAAGCCGTGGCCGCGCTGCGCGACGCGCAATTCGCCGTCGCGCTGACGCCGTATCGCGCCGCCGCCCAGGAATGGGCCAACGTGATGCTGCCCGTCGCGCCGTTCACCGAAACCTCGGGCACCTTCGTCAACGCGCAGGGCACCGCGCAGAGCTTCAAGGGTACTGTCGTGCCGTTCGGCCAGACCCGTCCCGGGTGGAAGGTGCTGCGCGTGCTGGGCAACGTGCTGCAACTCGCCGGCTTCGAAGACGAAACGTCCGAATCGGTGCGCGACAGCGTGCTGGCCGGCGGCGTGGAAGGGCGCCTGTCCAACCGCGTCAATGCCGCGCCGGGCGTGGGCGCGACGCTGGGCGGGCTGGAGCGCGTCGCCGACGTGCCCATCTACCGTACCGATGCGATCGTGCGCCGCGCGCACTCGCTGCAGGCCGCGCCCGCTTCGCGTTCGCCTTCGGCGCGCATGAACGGCCAGACCCTGGCCAGCCTGGGGCTGACCGCCGGCATCAAGGTGCGCGTGCGCAGCGCCACCGGAATCGTCGAGCTGGAAACGGTGCAGGACGAAACGGTGGCCGACCGTGCCGTGCGGGTGTCCGCCGGCTTCGAACAAACCGCCGCCCTGGGTGGCGCATTCGGTGAAATCAGCGTGGAGCGTGCCTGA
- the nuoI gene encoding NADH-quinone oxidoreductase subunit NuoI has protein sequence MEAIKDFFGSLLLSELLKGMRLTGKYFFKRKVTLRYPHEKTPASPRFRGLHALRRYPNGEERCIACKLCEAVCPALAITIESDVRDDGSRRTTRYDIDLTKCIFCGFCEESCPVDSIVETHVLEYHGEKRGDLYFTKDMLLAVGDRYEAEIAQRRAEDAPYR, from the coding sequence ATGGAAGCGATCAAGGATTTCTTCGGCAGCCTCTTGCTGTCCGAACTGCTCAAGGGCATGCGCCTGACGGGCAAGTATTTCTTCAAGCGCAAGGTCACCTTGCGCTACCCCCACGAAAAAACCCCGGCGTCGCCGCGGTTCCGCGGCCTGCACGCGCTGCGCCGCTACCCCAACGGGGAAGAGCGCTGCATCGCCTGCAAGCTGTGCGAAGCGGTGTGCCCGGCGCTGGCCATCACGATCGAGTCGGACGTGCGCGACGACGGCAGCCGCCGCACGACGCGCTACGACATCGACCTGACCAAGTGCATCTTCTGCGGCTTCTGCGAAGAAAGCTGTCCGGTGGATTCGATCGTCGAAACGCACGTCCTGGAATACCACGGCGAAAAGCGCGGCGACCTGTACTTCACGAAGGACATGCTGCTGGCGGTGGGCGACCGCTACGAGGCGGAAATCGCCCAACGACGCGCCGAAGACGCGCCCTACCGTTGA